The following are encoded in a window of Streptomyces griseiscabiei genomic DNA:
- a CDS encoding MBL fold metallo-hydrolase: protein MAGRTPRVEHLVTSGQFSLDGGTWDVDNNVWIVGDDHEVIVIDAAHDADAIAKAVGERRLSAIVCTHAHNDHIDAAPALAERTGAPIWLHPDDLPLWKQTHPDRLPDHWLADGQVIEAAGADLTVLHTPGHAPGAVCLYDPGLGTVFTGDTLFSGGPGATGRSYSHFPTIIDSIRDRLLALPPETVVRTGHGDSTTIGAEAPQLEEWIARGH, encoded by the coding sequence ATGGCCGGCCGCACCCCCCGCGTCGAACACCTCGTCACCTCGGGCCAGTTCAGCCTCGACGGCGGCACCTGGGACGTCGACAACAACGTCTGGATCGTCGGCGACGACCACGAGGTGATCGTCATCGACGCCGCCCACGACGCCGACGCGATCGCGAAGGCCGTGGGAGAGCGCCGGTTGTCGGCCATCGTCTGCACCCACGCCCACAACGACCACATCGACGCCGCCCCCGCCCTCGCCGAGCGCACCGGCGCGCCGATCTGGCTCCACCCCGACGACCTGCCGCTGTGGAAGCAGACCCACCCGGACCGTCTGCCCGACCACTGGCTGGCCGACGGCCAGGTCATCGAGGCCGCCGGAGCCGATCTGACCGTCCTGCACACCCCAGGCCACGCGCCGGGCGCCGTCTGCCTGTACGACCCGGGCCTCGGCACGGTCTTCACCGGCGACACCCTCTTCTCCGGCGGCCCCGGCGCCACCGGCCGTTCCTACTCCCACTTCCCGACGATCATCGACTCCATCCGCGACCGTCTCCTCGCCCTCCCGCCCGAGACGGTCGTCCGCACGGGCCACGGCGACTCGACGACGATCGGGGCCGAGGCCCCTCAGCTGGAGGAGTGGATCGCGCGCGGCCACTGA